From Bdellovibrio sp. KM01:
CAGCGTCTGCAACCCGGTGACATTATTTTGCTGCATGATCGGCAAAAAACTGTGCGCCAGAAGTTATTTTTGAAAACCCTGCGCAAATATTTGCAAGATATCCAGAGACAAGGATATCGTTGTGCGTGTTTGTCAGATTCGGTTTTACAAGAAGAGGTTTTGCATGCAAGTCACTCCCGTAACAACGCCCGCAGCTAAAGAATTGCTTCCCCAGGATGCCAAATTTATGGCGCAATTTATTGCAATGGCGCCCTTTGTTTTCCAAACAGCGGTGTGCCTGCGTGACTTCGGAATCTTGAATCTTCTTTGCGAGAACCCAGAGGGTCTTTCCACCGACACGATGCTTGAGAAAATAAACCTCAGCCGTTACAGCTTGAATGTTTTGCTGGATGCCGGTGAAAGCTCTGGGATCTTGTTAGAAAAAAACAAAATCTGGAAAATCACACAAACAGGAATGTTCCTGGAAAAAGACGCTATCACGCGCGTGAATATGAACTTTTCCCAGGACGTTTGCTATCAAGGCCTGTTCAATCTAAAAGACGCTTTAGAGACAAACACACCAACAGGTCTTAAAGTTTTCGGAAATTGGTCAACGCTTTATGAAGGTCTTTCCAGCCTTCCGGAAAAAGTTCAGCAAAGCTGGTTTGAGTTTGACCATTTCTTTAGCAGCGACAGCTTTCCTCGCGCGCTCCCTATTGTCTTTAAAGATAAACCAAAGAAAATTTTAGACGTCGGCGGGAATACAGGTAAGTTCGCTGTGGCGTGTACAAAATTTGACAACGAGGTGAATGTCACAATCGCCGATCACCCAGGACAAATTGAAATGGCTAAGGCCAACGCGTCCAGCAATCAAGTGGCGGATCGCATACACTATCATGTGACCGATTTATTGAAAAAAGATGAGGCACTTCCACAAGGACATGATGTTATCTGGATGAGTCAGCTATTAAGCTGTTTTTCTGACGAAGACGTAGTGATGCTATTAAAAAAAGCACGTGCCGCATTGGGTGCCGGCGGCAGTCTGTATATTATGGAGACCTTCACCGACAATCAGAAATTCAATACGGCTCGTTTTTGTCTGGATATGACGTCTCTTTACTTCACCGTGATGGCGAACGGAAACAGCCGCATGTATCGCAGCGAAGAATTTTATAAACTGATTGAAAAAGCCGAGATGAAAATCGTCGAAGAACATCCATTCATTCGCTTGAATCACACCATCCTCAAATGCGTACCAGCATAGCTTTCTATCGCTAACGCGTGAAGTTATGTTGTTTAACTGAAATCGTTATTATACGATTATTTTTCATTCGTATTTTGGAGTTTTGATTGAAGGTTTACGTTACCGGCACAGGAGTGATTTCCTCTCTGGGCAACAGCACAAAAGAAATGTTCGGTTCTCTGATTGAGGGAAAAAGTGCCGTTCGTCCCATTCCTGCGTGGAATGATCTTAATGGCTTGAACTGCCGTTTGGCGGCTCCAGCGGCTCCGTATGACAACCGTATTCTGCCGCGCACAGTTCGCAGAACTATGTCACCCATGTCAGAGATGACGGCCCTAGCAACTCAACAAGCTTTAACGGAAGCCGGCCTTTCCGTTCAAGAAATGGATTTTTCAAAATCGTTGCTATCCGTGGGATCAACGACGGGAAGCCCGATCGGTCTTGAAGAATATTTCCAAAAAATTTCCGAAAACAAGGGAGTGCAGGGACAATCCGGAACGGCTTTCTTTAAAGTTATGAATCACTCCGTCGCATCCAATGTGGCTGTGGCGCTGGGATTTAATGGCGCCGTGATTTCTCCCAGCAGTGCATGTGCGACTTCAGCACAAGCCGTGATCTTGGGTTGGGAGCTGATCAAAGCAGGTCTGTACGACATCGCTATTTGCGGTGGAGCGGATGAGCTTCATTATTTAAGTGTCGCGGTTTTTGACTCTGTTTATGCAGCGTCTCGTGGTTACCACGATTCCCCTTCGGCAACGCCTCGTCCGTTTGATAAAAAACGCGATGGACTGATTGTGTCCGAAGGCGCTTCGATTGTTATCCTGGAAAGCGAGCACAGCGTTGCTAAACGTGGCGGCAAACCCTTGGCCGAATTCTTGGGCGGAGCTTACCGCTGCGAAAGCTCGCATATGAGTCAAAGCAACGAAGTGCAAATGCATCACGTGATGACAGCCGCTTTAGAGCGTTCTGGAATCACCAAAGATCAAGTTGAATACGTCAGCGCCCATGCAACGGGAACAATGCAAGGTGATGCGGCCGAAGCGATTGCCATTGGCAATCTGTTCGGGAAACAAGTTCCAGTGAGTTCTTTAAAAGGTCACTTTGGTCATTCAATGGCTGCATGTGGAGTGGGCGAACTGATCGCCAGCATGCAGATGATGAATGAAGGTCTTCTGATCGGCACCCGCAATCTGGAAGAAGTCGCCCCCGAGTGCGACACTGTCATGCACTTGCAAGCAAATCGCAAGGCGAATGCTAACATCACCCTTAGCAATAACTTTGCTTTCGGTGGCATTAATACAAGTTTTATTATTAAGAAAATTTAAACAGCACGGAGTGAGTCAGTGAGCCATTACAGCACGCAAGTCGTAGACATCGTTAACAACATTCTTCATGAAAAATTTGAAGTGCCTAAAGACGCATTGGTTCCCACAGCGAATCTTAAAGAAGATCTACAATTGGACAGCTTGGATTTCGTAGACATGTTTATTTTGCTAGAACAAGAAACCGGGAAAAATCCACAGAACGTGGACTTTATGAAAATCAAAAACTTGGGCGATATCTATCAATTGGTGAGCGAACTTACAGTTCAAGAAACTGTAAACTAATATCCGCCAAGGGTTTGCCGCCCTCGCAGTGTGTCCACGAAACGTGGTATGTAGCTGCAGGGACGCCCGCCTGATCGTTCAATTCTTTTTGAATTTTCACCAGGACTTTATCATTTGGCGCCACGGGATTTTTAATTCGGAAGCTTGAAATGTTACTCAGCAGATTTTTCGTCTGCAACATCTCTTGGATAAAGTGCTGACTGATATCGATCATGGCCACCGCGGGAAGAATGGGCATTTGCGGAAAGTGCCCTGAAAAATAAGACCACGTGGGAGAAGGTTTTATCTCCACTTCAAGCGCTTCGCCACTTATTGTGCGAATCGTATAAGTCCCTGAAAGTTCCTTGGCCAAATCAATCATAGGTGAGAAAATACACCCGGAGGAATCCCTGTGTACATTCAAAATTACTCATGCACCACAGCAGCGGGATTCGGCACTCGCTCCCTGATGTCAGCACTCTATTCTGGGAAAGACTGCTCTATTTCCGTCGAAAGCGGCGGCCGCGTTTGTTATCTGGAACAGAAACCTGAAAAAACTCAGACCTACAAAAATATTTTCGTAAATGCCTTTAAGCAGCTCACCTTGTCGGTGCGCGAAGGCCTTTCACAAAATGCGTATGGGGATATCCCCAAAGGCCGTGCCGCCTTGATCTTTGCCTCCACCAAAGGTTGTAGCGAAGATTTTATCTGGGAAGCCACAGGTGAAAATATCCGCGAAATGCAGGATCCGTTCACAGATATTTACCAGGAATTCACCGAAGCCATGGGCGAACTGGAATGGACACTTCACTGCAACGTCAGTAATGCCTGTGCCTCAAGCCATGTCGCCTTGGAATATGCTCAAGATCTTTTCGCGTCAGACCGCGCCGAATATGCGCTGATTATCGCCGGCGACCTGATCGGGCCCTTCATTTACAAAGGATTTCAATCTTTGAAAGTAATTTCCCCTTCGGGAAATCGTCCTTTTTCGGGAGACCGTGAAGGTTTACAATTGGGAGAGGCCATGGCCATGCTTTTACTTTCCAAAGAAAGAAAATCACCTAAAGATTTAAAAATCATCGGCGTCGCCAGTGACACAGAGGGCTCTTCTATCACTCGTCCTTCATTAAATGGACTGGGACTTCTTCGCGCTATCCAAAAAGTGAACTCTCAAACGAAACTACATCCTGATC
This genomic window contains:
- a CDS encoding methyltransferase, yielding MQVTPVTTPAAKELLPQDAKFMAQFIAMAPFVFQTAVCLRDFGILNLLCENPEGLSTDTMLEKINLSRYSLNVLLDAGESSGILLEKNKIWKITQTGMFLEKDAITRVNMNFSQDVCYQGLFNLKDALETNTPTGLKVFGNWSTLYEGLSSLPEKVQQSWFEFDHFFSSDSFPRALPIVFKDKPKKILDVGGNTGKFAVACTKFDNEVNVTIADHPGQIEMAKANASSNQVADRIHYHVTDLLKKDEALPQGHDVIWMSQLLSCFSDEDVVMLLKKARAALGAGGSLYIMETFTDNQKFNTARFCLDMTSLYFTVMANGNSRMYRSEEFYKLIEKAEMKIVEEHPFIRLNHTILKCVPA
- a CDS encoding beta-ketoacyl synthase N-terminal-like domain-containing protein; its protein translation is MYIQNYSCTTAAGFGTRSLMSALYSGKDCSISVESGGRVCYLEQKPEKTQTYKNIFVNAFKQLTLSVREGLSQNAYGDIPKGRAALIFASTKGCSEDFIWEATGENIREMQDPFTDIYQEFTEAMGELEWTLHCNVSNACASSHVALEYAQDLFASDRAEYALIIAGDLIGPFIYKGFQSLKVISPSGNRPFSGDREGLQLGEAMAMLLLSKERKSPKDLKIIGVASDTEGSSITRPSLNGLGLLRAIQKVNSQTKLHPDLVIAHGTGTKFNDSAEEKALSQFLASIDLKETPITNTKWSIGHTLGASGLIDVIAACEILKTQKAFRIQNTTSIESGFEGNYLTANSDVEKYRRFRQILVTSLGFGGVHAACAVSSEEMINEARR
- a CDS encoding beta-ketoacyl synthase, whose translation is MKVYVTGTGVISSLGNSTKEMFGSLIEGKSAVRPIPAWNDLNGLNCRLAAPAAPYDNRILPRTVRRTMSPMSEMTALATQQALTEAGLSVQEMDFSKSLLSVGSTTGSPIGLEEYFQKISENKGVQGQSGTAFFKVMNHSVASNVAVALGFNGAVISPSSACATSAQAVILGWELIKAGLYDIAICGGADELHYLSVAVFDSVYAASRGYHDSPSATPRPFDKKRDGLIVSEGASIVILESEHSVAKRGGKPLAEFLGGAYRCESSHMSQSNEVQMHHVMTAALERSGITKDQVEYVSAHATGTMQGDAAEAIAIGNLFGKQVPVSSLKGHFGHSMAACGVGELIASMQMMNEGLLIGTRNLEEVAPECDTVMHLQANRKANANITLSNNFAFGGINTSFIIKKI
- a CDS encoding phosphopantetheine-binding protein, with amino-acid sequence MSHYSTQVVDIVNNILHEKFEVPKDALVPTANLKEDLQLDSLDFVDMFILLEQETGKNPQNVDFMKIKNLGDIYQLVSELTVQETVN